The Corallococcus silvisoli genome contains the following window.
CCCGGCCATCATCCTGGAGGACGCGGACCTGGAGAACGCCGTGAAGGAGTGCATCACCGGCACGCTGTCCTTCAACGGCCAGCGGTGCACGGCGCTCAAGCTGCTGGTGGTGCACCGCAACATCGTGGACGCGTTCCTCGCGAAGTTCACCGCCGCGGTGGACGCGCTCAAGCCCGGCATGCCGTGGGACCCGGGCGTCGCCATCACGCCGCTGCCGGAGCCGGGCAAGGCGGCGTACCTCCAGGGGCTGGTGGACGACGCGCTGGCGAAGGGGGCCCGCGTGGTGAACCAGACGGGCGGTCAGGCGGCCCGGTCGTTCTATTCACCCACCGTGGTGTACCCGGTGACGGACGGCATGCGGCTGGCGCACGAGGAGCAGTTCGGGCCGGTGATTCCGGTGCGGGTGTTCGACGACGACGCGGAGGCCGTCCGGCTGGTGGTGGAGTCGCAGTTCGGCCAGCAGCTGAGCCTGTTCGGGAACGACCCGGCGCGCATCGGCCGGTTCATCGACGCGTTCTCCAACCAGGTGGGCCGCATCAACCTGAACTGCCAGTGCCAGCGTGGCCCGGACACGTTCCCGTTCAACGGCCGCAAGGACTCCGCGGAGGGCACCCTGTCGGTCGCGGACGCGCTTCGGGTGTTCTCCATCCGCACGCTGGTGGCGACGAAGACGACGCCGGCCAACACGTCCCTGGTCCAATCCATCCTGACCCGGCGTGAGTCCGATTTCCTCACCACGGACTTCCTCTTCTAGTCCGGCCTCGGCCCTTGGTGCTAAGCCCTGGGCCATCCCATGGCGCGCACCACGACCCTTGAGTTGCACAAGGAAGAGATGAAGTTCTCCGCGGGGCACTTCACCATCTTCTCCGCCACGCACCGCGAGAACCTGCATGGGCACAACTTCTCCGTCTACGTCGCCCTGACGGGGGAGGTGTCCGACGACGGTCTGCTCTCGGACTACGGTCCGCTCAAGCAGGCGGTGATCGCCCGCTGCAAGGCCTGGAACGAGACCTTCTTCCTGCCTGGCCGCTCCCCGCACCTGCGGCTGGAGCGCGACGCGAAGGGCGATTACGTGGCGCACTTCAACGGCGAGCAGCTGCGCTTCCTCGCCCGCGACGTGACGGTGTTGCCCGTGGCCAACGTGTCGCTGGAGGAGCTGGCGCGCGTCTTCGGCGAGGCGCTGGTGGGGGATGGCGGCGGGATGGCGCGCGACCATGTCACGCACCTGCTGGTGAAGTGCGCTTCAGGGCCCGGACAGTGGGCCTCCTGGGAGTGGACGCGGGATGTCTGACCAGCTCCTCATCACCGGCGCCAGCCGGGGCATCGGACGGGCCGCGGCGGAGCGCTTCCTCAAGGAGGGCTGGCGCGTGGTGAACGTGTCGCGCGGCCCGTGCACCGTGCCGGACGTCGTCAACGTGCGGGTGGACCTCTCCGTGCCGGGCTGGGAGGGCGCGGTCGAAGCGGCGCTGCGCGACGGCCCCTCCGGCGGCCGCCTGTGCCTGGTGCACAACGCCGCCCTCTACGAGCACGACGACGCGCTGAGCATGGACGCGGACCACCTGCGCCGCGTGCTGGAGGTCAACGTCGTCGCCCCGCTGGTGCTCAACCGCCTGGCGCGGCCCCGGCTGACGGACGGCTCGTCCATCCTCTACGTGGGCTCCACGCTGGCGGAGAAGGGCGTGAAGGGCGTGGCGTCCTACGTGACGACCAAGCACGCGCTCGTCGGGATGATGCGCGCCACCTGCCAGGACCTGGCGGGGACGCGCGTGCACACCGCCTGCGTCTGTCCGGGCTTCACCGACACGGAGATGCTCCGCGAGCACATCGGCGGGGATACGGCCGTCCGCGCAAGCGTGGCGGGGATGACGACGTTCGGCCGGCTCATCGAACCCGCCGAGATCGCGGACGTCCTCTACACCTGCGCCACCACCCCCGTCCTGAATGGCGCGGTCCTCCACGCCAATCTGGGACAGGTGGAGCGCTGAGGGCGCGTCAGT
Protein-coding sequences here:
- a CDS encoding 6-pyruvoyl trahydropterin synthase family protein, which encodes MARTTTLELHKEEMKFSAGHFTIFSATHRENLHGHNFSVYVALTGEVSDDGLLSDYGPLKQAVIARCKAWNETFFLPGRSPHLRLERDAKGDYVAHFNGEQLRFLARDVTVLPVANVSLEELARVFGEALVGDGGGMARDHVTHLLVKCASGPGQWASWEWTRDV
- a CDS encoding SDR family NAD(P)-dependent oxidoreductase; this translates as MSDQLLITGASRGIGRAAAERFLKEGWRVVNVSRGPCTVPDVVNVRVDLSVPGWEGAVEAALRDGPSGGRLCLVHNAALYEHDDALSMDADHLRRVLEVNVVAPLVLNRLARPRLTDGSSILYVGSTLAEKGVKGVASYVTTKHALVGMMRATCQDLAGTRVHTACVCPGFTDTEMLREHIGGDTAVRASVAGMTTFGRLIEPAEIADVLYTCATTPVLNGAVLHANLGQVER